Proteins from a single region of Starkeya sp. ORNL1:
- a CDS encoding agmatinase family protein, with product MRAYPTRYAGLAPAPSRARRHHPNFEIRETQGWKALEAEGNLSSDGWRKEQQWALDMGLPGADSITDKSIPTFARGELPHFAGINTFLKAPYVENVRDVGKYDAAVLGIPFDSGTTYRPGTRFGPQGIRRISALYTPYNYELGVDLREQMTLCDAGDVFTIPANLEKSFDQISRGVGHVFSSGALPIMLGGDHSIGFPCVRGIAECTSKRIGIIHFDRHIDIQEKDLDERMHTTPWYWATNLPNVSPKNLVQLGIGGWQVPRYGVEEARKRGTNVLTIADIEKIGLEKAAEIALELAWKDADAVYISFDVDSIDCGFVPGTGWPEPGGFLPREALKILGLVAAEGLCGLEVVEVSPPYDTSDITSLFGLRVVVEALGSMVAHGKLGSHKHMIDKPVSY from the coding sequence ATGCGCGCCTATCCGACCCGCTATGCCGGCCTTGCCCCCGCGCCCAGCCGCGCCCGACGCCACCACCCGAACTTCGAAATCCGCGAGACGCAGGGCTGGAAGGCGCTGGAGGCCGAGGGGAATCTCTCCTCCGACGGCTGGCGCAAGGAGCAGCAATGGGCGCTCGACATGGGCCTGCCCGGCGCCGACTCCATCACCGACAAGTCGATCCCGACCTTCGCGCGGGGCGAGCTGCCGCACTTCGCCGGCATCAACACCTTCCTCAAGGCGCCCTATGTCGAGAATGTCCGCGATGTCGGCAAATATGATGCCGCGGTGCTCGGCATTCCGTTCGACTCCGGGACCACCTATCGCCCCGGCACCCGCTTCGGGCCGCAGGGCATCCGCCGCATCTCCGCGCTCTATACGCCGTACAATTACGAATTGGGCGTGGACCTGCGCGAGCAGATGACGTTGTGCGATGCCGGCGACGTGTTCACCATTCCCGCCAACCTCGAAAAGAGCTTCGACCAGATCAGCCGCGGTGTCGGCCACGTGTTCTCGTCCGGAGCGCTGCCGATCATGCTGGGCGGCGACCATTCGATCGGCTTTCCCTGTGTGCGCGGCATTGCCGAGTGCACCTCCAAGCGCATCGGCATCATCCATTTCGACCGCCACATCGACATCCAGGAGAAGGATCTCGATGAGCGCATGCACACCACGCCCTGGTACTGGGCGACCAATCTGCCGAACGTCTCGCCGAAGAACCTGGTGCAGCTCGGCATTGGCGGCTGGCAAGTGCCGCGCTACGGCGTCGAGGAAGCGCGGAAGCGCGGCACCAATGTGCTGACCATCGCCGACATCGAGAAGATCGGCCTGGAGAAGGCCGCAGAGATCGCGCTGGAACTCGCCTGGAAGGACGCCGACGCGGTCTATATCTCGTTCGACGTCGACAGCATCGATTGCGGCTTCGTGCCGGGCACCGGCTGGCCGGAGCCGGGCGGCTTCCTGCCGCGCGAGGCGCTGAAGATCCTCGGGCTGGTGGCGGCCGAGGGGCTGTGCGGTCTGGAGGTGGTCGAGGTCTCGCCGCCCTACGACACCTCGGACATCACCTCCCTGTTCGGCCTGCGCGTCGTCGTCGAGGCGCTCGGCTCGATGGTCGCCCATGGCAAGCTGGGCAGCCACAAGCACATGATCGACAAGCCGGTGAGCTACTGA
- the hemA gene encoding 5-aminolevulinate synthase — translation MDYEGIFAGAVAALQAERRYRTFAEIERDTQRFPRATWHSPQGPREIVIWCSNDYLGMGCHDTVVEAMCATARAAGAGAGGTRNISGNSHAIVELERELADLHGKEAGLVFTSGYVSNETGIATLARLIPDCVVLSDALNHNSMIEGVRRAGRDKAIFRHNDLVHLEELLRAAGDRPKLVVFESVYSMDGDVAPIADICDLAEKYGAMTYLDEVHAVGMYGPRGAGIAERDGVMHRVDVIEGTLGKAFGVVGGYLTGKRAVMDAVRSYAPGFIFTTALPPAIASAATASVRHLKASSAERERQQAQVAKVKRAFEAAGLPQLITDTHIVPVMVGDAEACKAASDMLLADHGIYIQPINYPTVPRGTERLRITPGPFHDDALVAHLAQALADVWTRLGLDFVPQAEAAE, via the coding sequence ATGGATTATGAAGGCATCTTCGCGGGCGCGGTCGCAGCGCTCCAGGCCGAGCGGCGCTACCGCACCTTCGCCGAGATCGAGCGCGACACGCAGCGCTTTCCGCGCGCCACCTGGCATTCGCCGCAGGGGCCGCGCGAGATCGTCATCTGGTGCTCGAACGATTATCTCGGCATGGGCTGCCACGACACCGTGGTCGAGGCGATGTGCGCCACCGCGCGTGCGGCCGGCGCCGGCGCCGGCGGCACCCGCAACATCTCCGGCAACAGCCACGCCATCGTCGAACTGGAGCGCGAGCTTGCCGATTTGCACGGCAAGGAAGCCGGCCTGGTCTTCACCTCCGGCTATGTCTCCAACGAGACCGGCATCGCCACGCTGGCGCGCCTGATCCCGGATTGCGTGGTGCTGTCCGATGCGCTGAACCACAATTCGATGATCGAGGGCGTGCGCCGCGCCGGCCGCGACAAGGCGATCTTCCGCCATAACGACCTCGTCCATCTCGAGGAGCTGCTGCGCGCCGCCGGCGACCGGCCGAAGCTCGTGGTGTTCGAGAGCGTCTATTCGATGGATGGCGACGTCGCCCCCATCGCCGACATTTGCGATCTCGCCGAGAAGTACGGCGCCATGACCTATCTCGACGAGGTCCACGCGGTGGGCATGTACGGCCCGCGCGGCGCCGGCATCGCCGAGCGCGACGGCGTCATGCACCGGGTGGACGTCATCGAGGGCACGCTCGGCAAGGCGTTCGGCGTGGTCGGCGGCTACCTCACCGGAAAGCGGGCGGTGATGGACGCGGTGCGCTCCTATGCGCCGGGCTTCATCTTCACCACGGCTTTGCCGCCGGCGATCGCGAGCGCGGCCACCGCCTCGGTGCGGCACCTCAAGGCCTCATCCGCCGAGCGCGAGCGCCAGCAGGCGCAGGTCGCCAAGGTGAAGCGGGCATTCGAGGCCGCCGGCCTGCCGCAGCTCATCACCGACACCCACATCGTGCCGGTGATGGTGGGCGATGCCGAAGCCTGCAAGGCGGCGAGCGACATGCTGCTCGCCGATCACGGCATCTATATCCAGCCGATCAATTATCCGACCGTGCCGCGCGGCACCGAACGGCTGCGTATCACCCCCGGCCCGTTCCATGACGACGCGCTGGTGGCGCACCTCGCGCAGGCACTGGCGGATGTGTGGACGCGGCTCGGGCTGGATTTCGTCCCGCAAGCCGAAGCGGCGGAGTAG